The genomic interval ATGCAATATGCCTTCTCTTGTTATTCCAGTGATCAAGGTGTTCAAGCTTGCGCTTCAACAAAGCAGCCTGTATTGTATCAAGTCTTGAATTAAAACCCTCAACAATATGGACATGTTTCTTCTCTGCCTGCCCATAAGCCCTTAACATCGTTGCTTTTGTGTAAATTTCTTCGGAATCCGTCACGATGATACCGCCGTCCCCGTAACAGCCGAGGTTTTTTGTGGGGAAAAAACTGAATGTTGAAACATCGCCGAAGGTTCCCACCTTTTTGTCCTTGTACAGAGCGCCATGGGCCTGACAGGCATCTTCAAGCATCTTTACGCCATGCCGCTTGCATACATCTATTATTTCATTCATTCTGGCGGGATGCCCGTAGAGGTGAACGGGGATGCAGAGTTTAACATCTTTTTCTGTTTTCAGGAGGTTCTCAAGTTGCCCCGGATCCATGTTGTATGTTTCTGTCTCAATATCACAAAAAAGCGGTATCAGGCCATGAGTGGAGAGTGACATGGTGGTGGCGATATAGGTATTGGGAACTGTTACGAATTTGTCCCCGCTTTTTAATCCCAGGGATAATCCCCCGATTTTTATAGCATCGTTACCGCTTCCTACGCCTATTGCATGTTTAACCCCTATGTATGCTGCAAAAACCTCTTCAAGCGCCTTTACCTCTTTGCCAATGATATATTCACCACTCGAGAGGATTTCTTTCATGATAATTAGCAGTTCTTCCTTTATATCCTTATGGTCTGACTCAACATCAAACATCTTTACAATCATATTAAAAACTCCTCGTTCTAAAATTTATTCATTACTTCAATAACCTTATAGATATCTTCTTCTTGGTGGTAAAAAGACAGGGGGAGGCTGAGGGTTGTGTTGTGTATCTCTTCCGAGATGGGGAATCGGTCATCATTGATGATACCCATTAATGCCTTTTGCTTATGCGGTGGAACCGGGTAATGTATCTGAGTCTCGATGCCGTTGTTTTTCAGGTATTCCTTTAATGCGTCCCGCATTGGGTGCCTGACGTTAAAGATATGGTAGACATAATAAAAATCTTTATCTACAACAGGCTTTATAAAATCTTCTTTCAGGCCATCCAGATAGGCTTTTGCCAGGTTCCTTTTATGGTTGTTAATTTCATCGAGCCTATGGAGTTTTATAATGAGAAATGCCGCCTGGAGTTCATCGAGCCTCGAATTAAAACCCACCATGTCAAAATAATTTTTTACCTCAGAGCCATAATTCCTCAGCCTCTTCAGTGTGCCCGCCAATTCATCATTATTCGTGGTTATTGCCCCTGCATCCCCTAAAGCGCCGAGGTTTTTGGTCGGATAAAAGCTGAATGCCCCGAAGTCACCAAAACTCCCGGTCTTTTTATTCTTGTACATGGCGCCATGAGACTGGGCACAATCTTCTATGAGCTTCAAATTGAACTTATTCGCTGCCTCCTTTATGGTGTCCATATTGCACGATTTCCCGTATAAATGGACAACAAGGATGGCGACGGTATTCAAGGTGATTTTTTCTTCTATTTTTCCGGGGTCGATATTATAAGTGCTGATATCCGGCTCAACAAAGACAACCTTCAAAGAGCAGTGCATAGCTGCAAAGACAGTAGCAATATAGGCGTTTGAAGGCAGAATGACCTCTGATCCGGGCTCAAAATTAAAGGCCTTAAGAGAAAGTTTGATGGCGTCGAAACCGGAGCCTACACCGATACAATGACTGCACCCGTTATAACTGCTGAATTGTCGTTCAAACTCCTCTACGTTTTTTCCCAGGATGTACCATCCGTTCTCGAGGAATGTATCGAAAGCCTTTTTGTAATCTTCGAAAAAGGGCTTGTTAGAATTGCCAAGGCGCTCGTAATCAATCATGTGCTGCCCTCTTTTTTCAGTTCATAAATATATTCATCGGGATCATAGTATTCAGATGCGAGAACGACCAGAACCGCATCGGAAGTAAAGCTAAACATGGTATGCCAGTCCTGACAATCCAGTATGAGACATTTTTCGGGGGAATCGAGGAGGTATGTTTCTTCCTTTTCGCCATCATTTACATATACCTTGCAGCTTCCGCTTACACATACAGCGGCATGTGTGGTTGTGTGGTGACAATGCCCGCCCCTCGTTATTGATTCAGCGGGAACACCGTATATGTAGAATATCCTTTTTATCTCGAAGGGTATCTCTCTTTCGATGACAGTCAGGTGCCCCCTGTGATCAGAAATGGTTTTTAAATTCAAGATGTAAGCCATAAATTCCCTGTTGCCTCCTCTTTATGAATTATCGTTCTTCCTTTCCAATTCCCAGAGTCTGGCGTGTTTCATGAACACGTAATACATGGTGGATGCCACGATGATGAGCCCAGGTATTCCGTCGAGGAACCCCCTCTTAAAGATATAATCCCTGAAAAAGCGATATATGGGCCTTGTAAGCATATTTAAGAGATGGAAGTGACGTTTTGAAGCATAAAGATCCTGTGCAAATGCCTCGGAATACCGGTCGATTGTCCGTATCTGATGGGCTGTATCTGTATACGGGGTGTGCATGTAATAGTTTTTAAGCTCGCCAACTTTTCCATCCACATAAACTTTTGCATGGATTCCCCCCTGCCAACTGCCTCTATCTTTTCTGTAGAGCCGTATCTCGTGGTCAGGGTACCATCCACCATACTTTATCTCGCGGCCCAGGTAAACATTTCTGCGGTTCACCATGAAGCCGTTATAATCTGTGTTTTCGGAAATTATTTTCTCTACTTCTCCCTTCAACTGCGGCGTTAGCCATTCATCTGCATCGATAAAAAGCACCCATGGATGCGTGCATTGATCCTGGGCGTACTGGTATTTTTCCCGCATATCGGTTGTATCATACTGGCAGATTGATTCAGTATATTTTTGTGCAATTTCCGCGGTGCCGTCGGCACTGTGTGAGTCCACAACCACCACATCATTCACCCACCCTGTAACACTCTGCAAAGCCTTTTCAATCGTACAGGCATTGTTGAAGGTAATCATGTAGACGGATAAGGACAGCGTAGAGCCCCCGCTACGTGAGGACAGGCGTAGAGCGCATAGCGTAGAGTTAGAAGAGTTGAGTTTTGAGTTAGAAGATGCTGATTTTTCCATAATTGTTACGTTTTATCCATGCCTTCACTGTTTGGATTTTTGTTAATCTACACCAAAAAATGCTTGAAATCAAACAGTGAATAAACAAAATCCCATTTAAACCTTATTGGATTTAACGTAACGATGATCAGAGGCTCTTGATGGTTTTTATGAGATCCCGGGTTGAATGATCTTTGGGGTCGCCGACGATGGCGACCCTGCCGCCGTAAGAAAGCACTATATCCCTTTCAGGGACGTTATCTTCCGTATAGTCTGTGCCTTTTGCGTGAATATCCGGTTTCAGTGTTAAGAGGAGATTTTCCACCGTTGGGTCGCCGAAGATGACCACATAATCGACGCATTCAATGGCTGAAATGATCTCGGCCCGCTCAAGGGCAGGCGTTACAACCTGTTTTCTCTTTCCGAGCCCTGTAACTGAGGAATCGTCATTGACGGCAACGATAAGCACATCACCCAGTTTTCCGGCGCCCTTCAAATACCTGATATGACCCACATGGAGGAGATCAAAACAGCCATTACCGAAGACCACCTTCTTGCCGTTCGCCTTCTCCTTCTCGATGATGTTTTTAAGCTCTGCGAGGCTTTTAATGACCTGTCCCATAATGCTCCATAGCCTTTTTAAGTTCTTCAGGGCTAACCGTTGAGGTTCCCCGCTTCATCACCACCACGCCCGCTGCATAGTTGGCAATACAGGAAGCGTGATAAAAATCAGTACCACTTGCGAGTGAAAGCGTCAGTGCCGCACAGACCGTATCCCCTGCACCGGTAACATCGGTCACATCGTCTGTCCCGGAAATGGGGATATGAAAAACCTCGCCGGTTTTCAAAAAGAGACTCATCCCCTGGTTCCCACGTGTAACAAGGAGTGCGGTTAAATCCATAAAATCTATTATTTTTTCTCCTACGTCTCCGATCGAACAAGATTCGCCCAAGTTTGCCAGTGCATATGCCTCTGATTCATTGGGGGTAATCATGGTAAAGCCCTTTAAATTTTTCAGGCTGTACCGTGAGTCTCCCACTACAATCTTTTCCTTTGCCAGTTCCCTCATGTGTTGAATAACATTACTGTCAACTGTCCCGTGACCGTAATCTGAGACAATGAAGGCATCCATTTCAGGGGCTAATTCTTCTAATCTTTTCAGC from Pseudomonadota bacterium carries:
- a CDS encoding DegT/DnrJ/EryC1/StrS family aminotransferase, with protein sequence MIVKMFDVESDHKDIKEELLIIMKEILSSGEYIIGKEVKALEEVFAAYIGVKHAIGVGSGNDAIKIGGLSLGLKSGDKFVTVPNTYIATTMSLSTHGLIPLFCDIETETYNMDPGQLENLLKTEKDVKLCIPVHLYGHPARMNEIIDVCKRHGVKMLEDACQAHGALYKDKKVGTFGDVSTFSFFPTKNLGCYGDGGIIVTDSEEIYTKATMLRAYGQAEKKHVHIVEGFNSRLDTIQAALLKRKLEHLDHWNNKRRHIAWLYKRELSDTPLILPDEAPWAFHVYHLYVVRSKEREDLMQYLADHDVSTLIHYPTPIHLQEAYRHLGYKTGDFPVAEQVVKEIISLPMYPSLKEDEVMYVSKRIREFYGT
- a CDS encoding DegT/DnrJ/EryC1/StrS family aminotransferase — encoded protein: MIDYERLGNSNKPFFEDYKKAFDTFLENGWYILGKNVEEFERQFSSYNGCSHCIGVGSGFDAIKLSLKAFNFEPGSEVILPSNAYIATVFAAMHCSLKVVFVEPDISTYNIDPGKIEEKITLNTVAILVVHLYGKSCNMDTIKEAANKFNLKLIEDCAQSHGAMYKNKKTGSFGDFGAFSFYPTKNLGALGDAGAITTNNDELAGTLKRLRNYGSEVKNYFDMVGFNSRLDELQAAFLIIKLHRLDEINNHKRNLAKAYLDGLKEDFIKPVVDKDFYYVYHIFNVRHPMRDALKEYLKNNGIETQIHYPVPPHKQKALMGIINDDRFPISEEIHNTTLSLPLSFYHQEEDIYKVIEVMNKF
- a CDS encoding FdtA/QdtA family cupin domain-containing protein; this encodes MAYILNLKTISDHRGHLTVIEREIPFEIKRIFYIYGVPAESITRGGHCHHTTTHAAVCVSGSCKVYVNDGEKEETYLLDSPEKCLILDCQDWHTMFSFTSDAVLVVLASEYYDPDEYIYELKKEGST
- a CDS encoding glycosyltransferase family 2 protein; translation: MEKSASSNSKLNSSNSTLCALRLSSRSGGSTLSLSVYMITFNNACTIEKALQSVTGWVNDVVVVDSHSADGTAEIAQKYTESICQYDTTDMREKYQYAQDQCTHPWVLFIDADEWLTPQLKGEVEKIISENTDYNGFMVNRRNVYLGREIKYGGWYPDHEIRLYRKDRGSWQGGIHAKVYVDGKVGELKNYYMHTPYTDTAHQIRTIDRYSEAFAQDLYASKRHFHLLNMLTRPIYRFFRDYIFKRGFLDGIPGLIIVASTMYYVFMKHARLWELERKNDNS
- a CDS encoding adenylyltransferase/cytidyltransferase family protein, with amino-acid sequence MGQVIKSLAELKNIIEKEKANGKKVVFGNGCFDLLHVGHIRYLKGAGKLGDVLIVAVNDDSSVTGLGKRKQVVTPALERAEIISAIECVDYVVIFGDPTVENLLLTLKPDIHAKGTDYTEDNVPERDIVLSYGGRVAIVGDPKDHSTRDLIKTIKSL
- a CDS encoding PfkB family carbohydrate kinase, whose product is MDSKKKAEANKKRSVDIIDMFKKKKICVIGDIIADVYIFGKPYRLSREAPVVVVKYEGQKIFPGSAGNTINNLLALDAQVFPLGLIGNDYLGNKLFEYFLQHKTIDPTGLVRYKGNTTTKTRILAGDTHTSKQQVIRIDRESDTPVPQSAKKSLLKRLEELAPEMDAFIVSDYGHGTVDSNVIQHMRELAKEKIVVGDSRYSLKNLKGFTMITPNESEAYALANLGESCSIGDVGEKIIDFMDLTALLVTRGNQGMSLFLKTGEVFHIPISGTDDVTDVTGAGDTVCAALTLSLASGTDFYHASCIANYAAGVVVMKRGTSTVSPEELKKAMEHYGTGH